In Patescibacteria group bacterium, the following proteins share a genomic window:
- a CDS encoding glycosyltransferase: protein MKFEQKISLIICAYNEAKNIRKVLDVVAPLDFIDEKIVVDDCSKDKTCEIVKKYSNVRLLKNKQNGGKGMALYNGIKHSHHPLLLFLDADLIGLTEGHILELLGPVAFMKTADLSLGVFNIDKLTTTKIANRAFPAISGQRVIWRKNLPPLAKIKHSRFGVDALITAAVPKERREIVVLHGLTQVIKEEKNDDIWAGIKSRYKMYEDIVKAIIQIEQAKKKLKRVV from the coding sequence ATGAAATTTGAACAAAAAATTTCACTGATTATCTGTGCATACAACGAAGCAAAAAATATTCGCAAAGTTCTCGACGTAGTCGCTCCGCTTGATTTTATTGATGAAAAAATTGTTGTGGATGATTGCTCAAAGGATAAAACATGCGAAATTGTTAAAAAATATTCAAATGTACGCCTTCTTAAAAACAAACAAAATGGCGGCAAGGGAATGGCTTTATATAATGGCATTAAACATTCGCACCATCCGCTTTTGTTGTTTTTGGATGCCGACTTGATTGGTTTAACAGAGGGGCATATTTTGGAGCTTTTGGGACCGGTGGCATTTATGAAAACGGCTGATCTTTCGCTTGGTGTATTCAATATTGATAAGCTTACAACCACAAAAATCGCCAATAGGGCATTTCCTGCAATCTCCGGCCAACGTGTGATTTGGCGGAAGAATTTGCCTCCACTTGCAAAAATTAAACATTCCAGATTCGGCGTTGATGCATTGATTACGGCGGCTGTTCCAAAGGAGCGGCGTGAGATTGTGGTTTTGCACGGTTTAACCCAGGTAATTAAGGAAGAAAAGAATGATGATATCTGGGCCGGGATAAAAAGCCGATATAAAATGTATGAGGACATCGTCAAGGCAATAATTCAAATAGAACAGGCAAAGAAGAAATTAAAAAGAGTTGTATAG
- a CDS encoding non-canonical purine NTP pyrophosphatase, with the protein MKKTILIATANQGKAREIREIFKNSNYDLKFLYDYKDKIADLKVQENAESFEGNALIKAIVIGDNLQMTTLADDSGICIDALGGEPGICSSRYSEEGTDEANNRKVLSKMNEIPMSMRGCHYNCNVAIYDPSTKFVKTTEGRWDGRIALEPKGTKSFGYAPIFLSKNANYKKTNAEFDPNDLIEINHRGKAFRSAIKELDKYFSL; encoded by the coding sequence ATGAAAAAAACAATTTTAATCGCCACTGCGAATCAAGGTAAGGCAAGGGAAATTCGGGAGATTTTTAAGAACTCAAATTATGACTTGAAATTCCTTTATGATTATAAAGACAAGATTGCTGATCTTAAGGTTCAGGAAAATGCAGAAAGTTTTGAAGGAAATGCGCTAATTAAAGCAATTGTAATTGGCGACAATTTGCAAATGACTACGCTTGCTGATGATAGTGGAATTTGCATTGATGCTCTTGGTGGAGAACCGGGAATATGCTCGTCCCGTTATTCGGAAGAAGGAACAGACGAGGCAAATAACAGAAAAGTTCTGTCAAAGATGAATGAGATTCCGATGAGTATGCGGGGTTGTCATTATAACTGCAATGTTGCTATATATGATCCTTCAACCAAATTTGTTAAGACAACCGAAGGAAGGTGGGATGGTCGCATCGCACTCGAGCCAAAAGGAACAAAAAGTTTTGGATACGCACCCATATTTTTATCAAAAAATGCTAATTATAAAAAAACAAATGCTGAGTTCGACCCAAATGATTTAATAGAAATAAATCATAGGGGAAAAGCTTTTAGGTCAGCGATCAAGGAACTTGACAAGTACTTTAGTCTTTAA
- a CDS encoding NUDIX hydrolase — protein MSIRWKKIKEEEPIKVGFRKIIKKTFRMPDGEVENYHIKKEGPVAAVLAITEDKKIILARQFRPGCEKILLELPGGGIDNNEYPVDGIKRELLEETGYTGEFYLVNKAYKCAYSDTELHNFIALNCKQVKEPENEKTEFVEVVLLSLNEFEKHLLSGELTDMATGLVGLRYLKEKKLI, from the coding sequence ATGAGTATAAGGTGGAAAAAAATAAAAGAGGAAGAGCCGATTAAGGTTGGTTTTAGAAAAATTATCAAAAAAACTTTTCGCATGCCTGATGGAGAAGTTGAGAATTATCATATAAAGAAAGAGGGCCCTGTTGCTGCAGTGCTGGCGATTACTGAAGATAAAAAAATAATTCTAGCGAGACAATTTAGACCTGGGTGCGAGAAAATATTGCTTGAGCTACCTGGTGGAGGCATCGATAATAATGAATATCCGGTTGATGGGATAAAAAGAGAGTTACTGGAAGAAACTGGTTATACAGGAGAATTTTACCTTGTTAATAAGGCTTATAAGTGTGCTTATTCGGATACCGAACTTCATAATTTTATAGCACTAAATTGCAAACAAGTGAAAGAACCAGAAAATGAAAAAACTGAGTTTGTCGAAGTAGTATTACTAAGTTTAAATGAATTTGAGAAACACTTGCTTTCCGGAGAGCTGACAGACATGGCAACGGGTCTCGTTGGTTTAAGATATTTAAAAGAAAAGAAACTAATATAG